The following coding sequences are from one Triticum dicoccoides isolate Atlit2015 ecotype Zavitan chromosome 4A, WEW_v2.0, whole genome shotgun sequence window:
- the LOC119288060 gene encoding protein NRT1/ PTR FAMILY 2.3-like, with protein sequence MDSSPRPQYLEDQEAQTKAGGKRGGWITLPFIVATMLGLGLAVNGTTSNMLVYLLKEYHVDGVKAAQIANVVRGSLNLVPIAGAVLSDSYLGCFPVILAGAAINVLAFVLFTLTAALPSLRPPHCTLSSAECQQGSPGQLFVLYAAICLLAIGAGGTRFNIATMGADQFNSTHDKDSFFNWYLVFLYASFMLGDTAIVYIQDSVSWAVGFGVCLATTAFGTIMLLLGVYYYRMPATKASPYTELARVIVAAVRKGSIKVGGAQGSVQYNVGAGAVVDPSGDGAPSKSLRFLNRAAMITTSDKSSISGDASAGAWRLCTVQQVEDLKAVVSVFPLWSSGILLFMSIGVMIGMIVLQALAMDRSVGPHFSIPAGSVGVSCRVSFILATLVLDRAIFPLWRRITGGTPPTPLQRVGIGHVLNVGALVAAALVERRRLAQPGVSMSVMWLLFPMGIAGVGEALHFPGNMAFYYQEFPKTLRSLATAMAPMLVALGFFSSTMFMDVVARVTMWLPENIDHGRLDNVYWTLAAVGTFNFAYFLACDRRYKYHNRTAM encoded by the exons GGGACTGGCCGTCAACGGGACGACCAGCAACATGCTGGTGTACCTGCTCAAGGAGTACCACGTGGACGGCGTCAAAGCCGCGCAGATCGCCAACGTCGTCCGCGGCTCCCTCAACCTCGTGCCCATCGCCGGCGCTGTCCTCTCCGACTCCTACCTCGGCTGCTTCCCCGTCatcctcgccggcgccgccatcAACGTTCTG GCTTTTGTGTTGTTCACACTCACCGCGGCGCTGCCATCCCTGAGGCCGCCACACTGCACATTGTCGTCGGCTGAGTGCCAACAAGGATCCCCCGGGCAACTCTTTGTGTTGTACGCTGCCATTTGTCTTCTCGCCATTGGCGCTGGCGGGACACGTTTCAACATCGCGACAATGGGGGCGGACCAGTTCAACAGCACGCACGACAAGGACAGCTTCTTCAACTGGTACTTGGTCTTCCTCTACGCATCTTTCATGCTCGGCGACACAGCCATCGTCTACATCCAAGACAGTGTGTCATGGGCGGTGGGCTTTGGTGTTTGCCTCGCCACGACGGCATTCGGCACAATCATGCTTCTTCTAGGCGTGTATTACTACCGGATGCCAGCAACAAAGGCCAGCCCATACACAGAGCTAGCTCGCGTCATCGTGGCCGCCGTGCGCAAGGGTAGCATCAAAGTCGGTGGCGCACAAGGCAGTGTGCAGTACAATGTGGGCGCCGGCGCTGTTGTGGACCCATCCGGCGATGGGGCACCAAGTAAAAGCCTAAG ATTTCTGAATCGAGCCGCCATGATCACTACAAGCGACAAATCATCCATTTCCGGGGATGCGTCAGCTGGCGCCTGGCGGCTGTGCACGGTGCAGCAAGTGGAAGACCTCAAGGCCGTTGTCAGCGTCTTCCCGCTTTGGTCCTCCGGCATACTGTTGTTCATGTCGATCGGCGTGATGATCGGCATGATCGTCCTACAGGCGCTCGCCATGGACCGCTCGGTCGGACCACACTTCAGCATCCCGGCGGGGTCGGTCGGCGTCAGCTGTCGCGTCTCGTTCATCTTGGCCACCCTGGTCCTGGACCGCGCCATCTTCCCTCTCTGGCGCAGGATCACCGGCGGCACGCCACCGACCCCGCTGCAGCGCGTGGGCATCGGCCACGTGTTGAACGTGGGGGCCCTGGTCGCCGCCGCACTGGTGGAGCGCCGGAGGCTTGCACAGCCTGGCGTGTCCATGTCCGTGATGTGGCTCCTGTTCCCGATGGGAATCGCTGGGGTCGGGGAGGCCCTACACTTTCCTGGCAACATGGCCTTCTACTACCAGGAGTTCCCCAAGACGCTACGGAGCCTGGCTACGGCCATGGCGCCGATGCTCGTCGCGCTGGGGTTCTTCTCAAGCACTATGTTCATGGATGTGGTGGCGCGGGTCACCATGTGGCTGCCGGAGAACATAGACCATGGGAGGCTGGACAACGTCTACTGGACGCTTGCGGCGGTGGGCACATTCAACTTTGCCTACTTCCTCGCTTGCGACAGGCGTTACAAGTACCACAACCGCACGGCGATGTAG